Proteins co-encoded in one Tiliqua scincoides isolate rTilSci1 chromosome 12, rTilSci1.hap2, whole genome shotgun sequence genomic window:
- the GJB1 gene encoding gap junction beta-1 protein → MKWEGFYSIVIGVNRHSTAIGRIWLSVVFIFRIMVLVVAAESVWGDEQSSFICNTLQPGCKNVCYDHYFPISHIRLWALQLILVTTPALLVAMHVAYQQHQEKKYLVQTGHGDAKHLEEVKKHKMHISGALWWTYVCSVVFRILFEGTFMYIFYMIYPGYQMIRLVKCDAYPCPNTVDCFVSRPTEKTIFTVFMLATSGICIVLNLAELLFLIVRACARRGSHNPNPSSKKGSFLGHKLSSEYKQNEINQLLTEQDGSLKDILRRNSGLQEKSDRCSAC, encoded by the coding sequence ATGAAGTGGGAGGGCTTCTACTCCATCGTGATTGGCGTCAACCGCCACTCCACCGCCATCGGCCGCATCTGGCTCTCCGTGGTCTTCATCTTCCGCATCATGGTGCTGGTGGTGGCGGCCGAGAGCGTCTGGGGGGACGAGCAGTCGTCCTTTATCTGCAACACGTTGCAGCCCGGGTGCAAGAACGTCTGCTACGACCATTACTTCCCCATCTCCCACATCCGCCTCTGGGCCCTGCAGCTTATCCTGGTGACCACACCAGCCCTGCTGGTGGCCATGCATGTGGCCTACCAGCAGCACCAGGAGAAGAAGTACTTGGTGCAGACGGGCCACGGCGATGCCAAGCACCTAGAGGAGGTGAAGAAGCACAAGATGCACATCTCGGGTGCCCTGTGGTGGACGTATGTCTGCAGTGTGGTCTTCCGCATCCTCTTCGAGGGCACCTTCATGTACATCTTCTACATGATCTACCCTGGCTACCAGATGATCCGGCTGGTCAAGTGCGATGCCTACCCCTGCCCCAACACTGTGGACTGCTTCGTCTCACGACCGACCGAGAAGACTATCTTCACCGTCTTCATGCTGGCCACCTCTGGCATCTGCATCGTCCTCAACCTGGCCGAGCTGCTCTTCCTGATCGTGCGGGCCTGTGCCCGCCGTGGCAGCCACAACCCCAACCCCTCCTCGAAGAAAGGTTCCTTCCTGGGCCACAAGCTTTCCTCCGAGTACAAGCAGAACGAGATCAACCAGCTGCTGACAGAGCAGGATGGCTCCCTCAAGGACATTCTCCGGCGCAACTCAGGGCTGCAAGAGAAGAGTGACCgctgctctgcctgctga